The Myxococcota bacterium genome has a segment encoding these proteins:
- a CDS encoding MOSC N-terminal beta barrel domain-containing protein, whose amino-acid sequence MQPVVRSLAYYPVKGCAGIEVDELALDDEGPRFDREWMVVDEQGVFVTQRDTPALARVGVALDEDAGRLRLDFAGADAIDVPLDAEERGAPHRPSRVWLDVLDAVDQGDAVARWLTARLERPLRLVRKAREARREAPPRFAPWRAHTRFTDAFPLLVVGEGSLSALVERLGRPLEMRRFRPNVVVAGAPAHAEDEWRRIRVGDEHEGIELGFAKLCSRCAVPTVDPSTGVRDRAGEPLAALARYRTRELDHGDGQVERGVFFGANYVHAGPGRLRVGARVEVLA is encoded by the coding sequence GTGCAGCCGGTCGTCCGTTCGCTCGCGTACTACCCGGTGAAGGGCTGCGCGGGAATCGAGGTCGACGAGCTCGCGCTCGACGACGAGGGCCCGCGCTTCGACCGCGAGTGGATGGTCGTCGACGAGCAGGGCGTCTTCGTCACCCAGCGCGACACGCCGGCCCTCGCGCGCGTCGGCGTCGCACTCGACGAGGACGCGGGACGGCTGCGTCTCGACTTCGCGGGAGCGGACGCGATCGACGTCCCGCTCGACGCGGAAGAGCGCGGCGCGCCCCATCGTCCGTCGCGCGTGTGGCTCGACGTGCTCGACGCCGTCGACCAGGGCGATGCCGTCGCGCGCTGGCTCACGGCGCGGCTCGAGCGGCCGCTCCGCCTCGTACGGAAGGCGCGTGAAGCGCGGCGCGAAGCGCCGCCGCGCTTCGCGCCGTGGCGCGCACACACGCGCTTCACGGATGCGTTCCCGCTGCTCGTCGTGGGCGAGGGGTCGCTCTCCGCGCTCGTCGAGCGGCTCGGCCGCCCGCTCGAGATGCGGCGCTTCCGCCCGAACGTCGTCGTCGCCGGCGCCCCCGCGCACGCCGAGGACGAGTGGCGCCGCATCCGCGTCGGCGACGAGCACGAAGGCATCGAGCTCGGCTTCGCGAAGCTCTGCTCGCGCTGCGCCGTGCCGACCGTGGACCCGAGCACGGGCGTGCGCGATCGCGCGGGCGAGCCGCTCGCCGCGCTCGCGCGCTACCGCACGCGCGAGCTCGACCACGGCGACGGACAGGTCGAGCGCGGCGTCTTCTTCGGCGCGAACTACGTGCACGCGGGGCCGGGACGCCTTCGCGTCGGCGCGCGCGTCGAGGTGCTCGCGTGA
- a CDS encoding DUF4126 domain-containing protein: MGIVETIALTMGVGWASGINLYAAVFMLGVLSVTDNIVLPEQLAILSDPLVIAAAGFMYVVEFVADKTPGVDTGWDAIHTFIRIPAGAVLAAGAVGDLGPGAEVAAALVGGTLAAGSHATKAGTRALINTSPEPFTNWTASVAEDVMVLGGVWAALHHPVAFLVFLAGFVALAVWLLPKIWRGLRGIVAWVRRRLGGAPEPTAAEMPRDPRIEELL; this comes from the coding sequence ATGGGAATCGTCGAGACGATAGCGCTGACGATGGGCGTCGGTTGGGCGAGCGGCATCAACCTCTACGCCGCCGTCTTCATGCTGGGCGTGCTCTCGGTCACCGACAACATCGTGCTGCCCGAGCAGCTCGCGATCCTGTCCGACCCGCTCGTGATCGCGGCCGCCGGGTTCATGTACGTCGTCGAGTTCGTCGCCGACAAGACGCCCGGCGTCGACACGGGATGGGACGCCATCCACACCTTCATCCGCATCCCCGCCGGCGCGGTGCTCGCCGCCGGCGCCGTCGGCGATCTCGGGCCGGGCGCCGAGGTCGCGGCCGCGCTCGTCGGCGGCACGCTCGCAGCGGGAAGCCACGCCACCAAGGCGGGCACGCGCGCGCTGATCAACACGTCGCCCGAGCCGTTCACGAACTGGACGGCGAGCGTCGCCGAGGACGTGATGGTGCTCGGCGGCGTGTGGGCCGCGCTGCACCACCCCGTCGCGTTCCTCGTCTTCCTCGCCGGCTTCGTCGCGCTCGCGGTGTGGCTGCTGCCGAAGATCTGGCGCGGCCTGCGCGGCATCGTCGCGTGGGTGCGCCGGCGGCTCGGCGGCGCGCCCGAGCCGACCGCCGCGGAAATGCCGCGCGACCCGCGGATCGAAGAGCTCCTCTAG
- a CDS encoding sigma-54 dependent transcriptional regulator, with protein sequence MTARVLVVEDEQAIRVALKGLLGREGYDVSLAEDGERAIAALSEGDFDLVLTDLALGRGPDGMAVLRAAKAERASTAVVMITAHGSEKIAVEAMKAGADDYVPKPFDNDEIRVVVRRALERHRLERENRLLLERIEREFGFGKLIGSGAAMRAVFETVQKVAETDLTVLVRGESGTGKELVAQALHDASTRRHKPFVAVNCAAINRELVESELFGHEKGAFTGADQRREGRFEAANGGTIFLDEIGDMAPETQAKVLRVLQERTFERVGGTRTVEVDVRVVAATHRNLEQAVRAGTFREDLYYRLKVVEIELPPLRARREDVGALAERFLDVVAERLGRPRKRLADAALARLARHAWPGNVRELRNVIEQAAVLSQGDTIEADDLKLDDAVRPASVSGAAPGVDTSVPFGEAKRSQVEHFERAYLLRALRENEGNVSRTAQAIGMVRQSLQQKIRELDLRDEDWGRDEGR encoded by the coding sequence ATGACGGCGCGCGTTCTCGTGGTGGAGGACGAGCAGGCGATCCGCGTCGCGCTGAAGGGCCTGCTCGGGCGCGAGGGCTACGACGTCTCGCTCGCCGAGGACGGCGAGCGCGCGATCGCGGCGCTCTCCGAGGGCGACTTCGATCTCGTGCTGACGGACCTCGCGCTCGGCCGAGGCCCCGACGGCATGGCGGTGCTCCGCGCCGCGAAGGCCGAACGCGCGTCGACGGCCGTCGTCATGATCACGGCGCACGGCTCGGAGAAGATCGCCGTCGAGGCCATGAAGGCCGGCGCGGACGACTATGTGCCGAAGCCCTTCGACAACGACGAGATCCGCGTCGTCGTGCGCCGCGCGCTCGAGCGGCACCGGCTCGAGCGCGAGAACCGGCTGCTCCTCGAGCGCATCGAGCGCGAGTTCGGGTTCGGGAAGCTGATCGGGTCGGGCGCCGCGATGCGCGCCGTCTTCGAGACCGTCCAGAAGGTCGCCGAGACCGACCTCACCGTGCTCGTCCGCGGCGAGAGCGGGACGGGCAAGGAGCTCGTCGCGCAGGCGCTGCACGACGCGAGCACGCGCCGGCACAAGCCGTTCGTCGCGGTCAACTGCGCGGCCATCAACCGCGAGCTCGTCGAGAGCGAGCTCTTCGGCCACGAGAAGGGCGCGTTCACCGGGGCCGACCAGCGCCGCGAGGGCCGCTTCGAGGCCGCGAACGGCGGCACGATCTTCCTCGACGAGATCGGCGACATGGCGCCGGAGACGCAGGCCAAGGTGCTGCGCGTCCTCCAGGAGCGCACGTTCGAGCGCGTCGGCGGGACGCGCACGGTCGAGGTCGACGTGCGCGTCGTCGCCGCGACGCACCGCAACCTCGAGCAGGCGGTGCGCGCGGGCACCTTCCGCGAGGACCTGTACTACCGGCTCAAGGTCGTGGAGATCGAGCTGCCGCCGCTGCGCGCGCGCCGCGAGGACGTCGGCGCGCTCGCCGAGCGCTTCCTCGACGTGGTCGCGGAGCGCCTCGGGCGGCCGCGGAAGCGGCTCGCCGACGCCGCGCTCGCGCGCCTCGCGCGACACGCGTGGCCGGGCAACGTGCGCGAGCTGCGCAACGTCATCGAGCAGGCCGCCGTGCTCTCGCAGGGCGACACGATCGAGGCGGACGACCTGAAGCTCGACGATGCGGTGCGGCCCGCGTCGGTCTCCGGCGCGGCGCCGGGTGTCGACACCTCGGTGCCGTTCGGCGAGGCGAAGCGCTCGCAGGTCGAGCACTTCGAGCGCGCCTACCTGCTGCGCGCGCTGCGCGAGAACGAAGGCAACGTGTCGCGCACGGCGCAGGCGATCGGCATGGTGCGACAGAGCCTGCAGCAGAAGATCCGCGAGCTCGATCTTCGCGACGAAGACTGGGGTCGCGACGAGGGGCGGTGA
- a CDS encoding FAD-dependent oxidoreductase, with protein MGKLERVAVIGASLAGLRAAEALRQLGYDGALALVGDESAMPYDRPPLSKEVLKGDWEPEKTALVRDADRFAALGLDLRLGRRAVALDASARRVELDGGESLAFDGLVIATGAAPRRLPNQDAVPGVYTLRTLEDAVALRRELERGPRVAVVGAGFIGAEVAASCRARGLDVAMIEALPVPIERAVGRDVGETVAALHRDHGVDVRLGVGVDALEGGARVERVRLGDGSAVDADVVVVGIGVAPCTQWLDGSGLALGNGVVCDSRCATNVPGIVAAGDVAQWHNPLFGEDMRIEHWSNATEMARAAVETLLAGGGDAPEFASVPFFWSDQYDVKIQSAGRLGGADESAIVSGSLAERKFLKLYGRKGRLVGALSFNEPRKLIAYRRTLRESTSFADAVAAATAKA; from the coding sequence TTGGGAAAGCTCGAACGGGTCGCCGTCATCGGCGCATCGCTCGCCGGGCTGCGCGCCGCCGAGGCGCTCCGCCAGCTCGGCTACGACGGCGCGCTCGCGCTCGTCGGCGACGAGAGCGCGATGCCGTACGACCGCCCGCCTCTCTCGAAGGAGGTGCTGAAGGGCGACTGGGAGCCGGAGAAGACGGCGCTCGTGCGCGACGCCGATCGCTTCGCCGCGCTCGGCCTCGACCTGCGGCTCGGCCGCCGCGCCGTCGCCCTCGACGCGAGTGCGCGACGCGTCGAGCTCGACGGCGGCGAGTCGCTCGCGTTCGACGGCCTCGTGATCGCGACGGGCGCCGCGCCGCGGCGGCTCCCGAACCAGGACGCCGTCCCGGGTGTGTACACGCTGCGGACGCTCGAGGACGCCGTCGCGCTCCGGCGCGAGCTCGAGCGCGGGCCGCGCGTCGCCGTCGTCGGTGCGGGCTTCATCGGCGCCGAGGTCGCCGCGAGCTGCCGCGCACGCGGCCTCGACGTCGCGATGATCGAGGCGCTCCCCGTGCCGATCGAGCGCGCCGTCGGGCGCGACGTCGGCGAGACGGTCGCCGCGCTCCATCGCGACCACGGCGTCGACGTGCGGCTCGGCGTCGGCGTGGACGCGCTCGAGGGCGGCGCGCGCGTCGAGCGCGTGCGGCTCGGCGACGGCAGCGCCGTCGACGCCGACGTCGTCGTCGTCGGGATCGGCGTCGCGCCGTGCACGCAGTGGCTCGACGGGTCGGGCCTCGCGCTCGGCAACGGCGTCGTGTGCGACTCGCGCTGCGCGACGAACGTCCCCGGCATCGTCGCCGCGGGCGACGTCGCGCAGTGGCACAACCCGCTGTTCGGCGAGGACATGCGCATCGAGCACTGGAGCAACGCGACCGAGATGGCGCGCGCGGCCGTCGAGACGCTGCTCGCGGGAGGCGGCGACGCGCCCGAGTTCGCGTCCGTGCCGTTCTTCTGGTCCGACCAGTACGACGTGAAGATCCAGTCGGCCGGGCGCCTCGGCGGTGCCGACGAGAGCGCGATCGTGAGCGGCTCGCTCGCCGAGCGGAAGTTCCTCAAGCTGTACGGCCGCAAGGGGCGCCTCGTCGGCGCGCTCTCCTTCAACGAGCCGCGCAAGCTCATCGCCTATCGACGCACGCTGCGCGAGTCGACGTCGTTCGCGGACGCCGTCGCGGCCGCGACGGCGAAGGCCTGA
- a CDS encoding HAMP domain-containing sensor histidine kinase has protein sequence MDRAAAPLASVHWDEEVEAMSSPPEDEAPRRHRRHGRAKRRREARAQAELDRAHERELRGLRMRELADVDPALLSDDERAYLEAHRSAEEKVALMRDLAKPALITTILLVLVWPVGVVALLYNAWRHGRRAYRVFVEPELRDRFVDGEVSKRLDQRVQAQRRAIETEHARSLEKLSASIAHEIRNPITAAKSLVQQMGEEPGSSDNVEYARIALGELERVERSVSHLLRFAREEERREQPVLLGDVLASALETFRERAEREGVAIERSYDCDGAVTGDPEQLRRIAINLVGNAIDALCEARTPSPRVEVALGENLAGTHVWMRVRDNGPGMEPDVAARVFDPFFTAKTSGTGLGLPITRKLVEAHGGAIEVASEPGRGTELLVTLPKRAQADAR, from the coding sequence ATGGATCGCGCCGCGGCGCCGCTGGCGTCCGTGCACTGGGACGAGGAGGTGGAGGCGATGTCGAGCCCGCCCGAGGACGAGGCGCCGCGCCGACACCGGCGGCACGGGCGCGCGAAGCGGCGACGCGAGGCGCGCGCGCAGGCCGAGCTCGACCGCGCGCACGAGCGCGAGCTGCGCGGCCTGCGCATGCGCGAGCTCGCCGACGTCGACCCCGCGCTGCTCTCCGACGACGAGCGCGCCTATCTCGAGGCGCACCGCAGCGCGGAGGAGAAGGTCGCGCTCATGCGCGACCTCGCGAAGCCCGCGCTGATCACGACGATCCTGCTCGTGCTCGTCTGGCCGGTCGGCGTGGTCGCGCTGCTCTACAACGCCTGGCGGCACGGCCGGCGCGCGTACCGCGTGTTCGTCGAGCCCGAGCTGCGCGACCGCTTCGTCGACGGCGAGGTCTCGAAACGGCTCGACCAGCGCGTGCAGGCGCAGCGGCGCGCGATCGAGACGGAGCACGCGCGTTCGCTCGAGAAGCTCTCCGCCTCGATCGCGCACGAGATCCGCAACCCGATCACGGCCGCGAAGAGCCTCGTGCAGCAGATGGGCGAGGAGCCGGGCTCCTCGGACAACGTCGAGTACGCGCGCATCGCGCTCGGCGAGCTCGAGCGCGTCGAGCGCTCGGTGTCGCACCTGCTGCGCTTCGCACGCGAGGAGGAGCGGCGCGAGCAGCCCGTGCTGCTCGGCGACGTGCTCGCCTCGGCGCTCGAGACGTTCCGCGAGCGCGCCGAGCGCGAGGGCGTCGCGATCGAGCGCAGCTACGACTGCGACGGCGCGGTGACGGGCGACCCCGAGCAGCTGCGCCGCATCGCGATCAACCTCGTGGGCAACGCCATCGACGCGCTGTGCGAGGCGCGCACCCCGTCGCCCCGCGTCGAGGTCGCCCTCGGCGAGAACCTCGCCGGCACGCACGTCTGGATGCGCGTGCGCGACAACGGCCCGGGCATGGAGCCCGACGTCGCGGCGCGCGTCTTCGACCCGTTCTTCACGGCGAAGACCTCGGGAACCGGCCTCGGGCTCCCCATCACGAGGAAGCTCGTCGAGGCGCACGGCGGAGCGATCGAGGTGGCGAGCGAGCCGGGGCGCGGCACCGAGCTCCTCGTGACGCTCCCGAAGCGCGCGCAGGCGGACGCGCGATGA
- a CDS encoding antibiotic biosynthesis monooxygenase → MVTIGMNYHVLPGKESVFEAAVAKVVDTMKGIDGHEESHLYKEVGDAEPAYLIVSRWASEDAFRAFTASDAFKKVTSWGKENILSRRPAHTTYREG, encoded by the coding sequence ATGGTCACCATCGGAATGAACTACCACGTGCTGCCCGGCAAGGAATCCGTCTTCGAGGCGGCCGTGGCGAAGGTCGTCGACACGATGAAGGGCATCGACGGGCACGAGGAGTCGCACCTCTACAAGGAGGTCGGCGACGCCGAGCCCGCGTACCTGATCGTGTCGCGCTGGGCGAGCGAGGACGCGTTCCGCGCGTTCACGGCGTCGGACGCGTTCAAGAAGGTCACGAGCTGGGGGAAGGAGAACATCCTCTCCCGGCGCCCGGCGCACACGACGTACCGCGAAGGCTAG
- a CDS encoding OmpA family protein: MTMRSSIPMRAACAALAAVFLAAAFGCTTDPYTGEQKVSKTAIGAVLGAGVGAAIGAATGDNGRQRKKRALIGAGVGAVAGGSVGAYMDVQEAKLRKRLQASGVGIQRVGNDLILVMPGNVTFDVDRDSIRPDFYEVLNSVAIVLVEYDKTVVEVSGHTDSTGSDQYNLDLSGRRASAVATYLRSQGVADMRLLTLAFGESRPIAPNDTEAGRQQNRRVEITLSPVTEG; the protein is encoded by the coding sequence ATGACGATGCGAAGCTCGATTCCGATGCGCGCGGCGTGCGCCGCGCTGGCCGCGGTGTTCCTCGCCGCTGCGTTCGGCTGCACGACCGATCCGTACACCGGCGAGCAGAAGGTGAGCAAGACGGCGATCGGCGCCGTGCTCGGTGCGGGCGTGGGCGCGGCGATCGGCGCCGCGACGGGCGACAACGGTCGCCAGCGCAAGAAGCGCGCGCTGATCGGCGCCGGCGTCGGCGCGGTCGCCGGCGGCAGCGTCGGTGCCTACATGGACGTGCAGGAGGCGAAGCTCCGCAAGCGCCTGCAGGCGAGCGGCGTCGGCATCCAGCGCGTCGGCAACGACCTCATCCTCGTGATGCCCGGCAACGTCACCTTCGACGTCGACCGCGACTCGATCCGCCCCGACTTCTACGAGGTGCTCAACTCCGTCGCGATCGTGCTCGTCGAGTACGACAAGACGGTCGTCGAGGTCTCGGGTCACACGGACAGCACGGGCTCCGACCAGTACAACCTCGACCTCTCCGGTCGGCGGGCGAGCGCGGTGGCGACCTATCTCCGCAGCCAGGGCGTCGCCGACATGCGCCTGCTCACGCTCGCGTTCGGCGAGTCGCGCCCGATCGCCCCGAACGACACCGAGGCGGGCCGCCAGCAGAACCGGCGCGTCGAGATCACGCTCTCGCCCGTGACCGAGGGCTGA
- a CDS encoding HAMP domain-containing sensor histidine kinase: MDHRDARRLARDERREERREARDARRGRKRREPLSPDERRLRDARRRAGRRAGFYTHFIAFATTLALLVVATRSARVVAIVAAGWGIGVALHYFGAILAPRLRQRWIDDELQRSAPSRVDAQRRRVEQEKVRSLEELSASIAHEIRNPITAAKSLVAQMGEDPTSGENVEYARVALGELDRVERSISHLLRYARDEELRVEVVDVAGLVRSALETFRDRIARDGVRVDVDVDAAGFVRGDADKLRRAVINLVANALDAMGDDDGARSPVLSVSAGENLAGTEAWVRVRDSGPGMSGSTLERVFDPFFTTKDSGTGLGLALARKLVEAHGGSLEAVSEPGVGSEFVLVLPRDPDPSDHARTTTGGRR, encoded by the coding sequence ATGGACCACCGCGACGCGCGCCGCCTCGCGCGCGACGAACGGCGCGAGGAGCGCCGCGAGGCGCGGGACGCGCGTCGCGGACGCAAGCGGCGCGAGCCGCTGTCGCCGGACGAGCGGCGCCTGCGCGACGCGCGCCGCCGCGCCGGTCGCCGGGCCGGCTTCTACACGCACTTCATCGCGTTCGCGACGACGCTCGCGCTGCTGGTCGTCGCGACGCGGAGCGCGCGCGTCGTCGCGATCGTCGCCGCCGGCTGGGGCATCGGCGTCGCGCTCCACTACTTCGGCGCCATCCTCGCGCCGCGCCTCCGGCAGCGCTGGATCGACGACGAGCTGCAGCGCAGCGCGCCGTCGCGCGTCGACGCGCAGCGGCGCCGCGTGGAGCAGGAGAAGGTGCGATCGCTCGAAGAGCTCTCGGCGTCGATCGCGCACGAGATCCGGAATCCCATCACCGCCGCGAAGAGCCTCGTCGCGCAGATGGGCGAGGACCCGACGTCGGGCGAGAACGTCGAGTACGCGCGCGTCGCGCTCGGCGAGCTCGACCGCGTCGAGCGCTCGATCTCGCACCTGCTCCGGTACGCGCGCGACGAGGAGCTGCGCGTCGAGGTCGTCGACGTCGCCGGCCTCGTGCGGTCGGCGCTCGAGACGTTCCGCGACCGCATCGCGCGCGACGGCGTTCGCGTCGACGTCGACGTCGACGCGGCGGGCTTCGTGCGCGGCGATGCCGACAAGCTCCGACGCGCCGTCATCAACCTCGTGGCGAACGCGCTCGACGCGATGGGCGACGACGACGGCGCCCGCTCTCCCGTCCTGTCCGTGTCGGCGGGCGAGAACCTGGCCGGCACCGAGGCGTGGGTGCGCGTGCGCGACAGCGGGCCGGGCATGAGCGGCTCGACGCTCGAGCGCGTGTTCGACCCGTTCTTCACGACCAAGGATTCCGGAACCGGGCTCGGGCTCGCGCTCGCCCGCAAGCTCGTCGAGGCGCACGGCGGGAGCCTCGAGGCGGTGTCGGAGCCGGGCGTCGGCAGCGAGTTCGTGCTCGTCCTGCCGCGCGACCCCGACCCGAGCGACCACGCGCGCACGACGACGGGAGGAAGGCGATGA